The Pedobacter ginsengisoli region GTCAATACAGCGATGCCTTTTGTTGCTAAAAAAGTAGCCATTTTTATCATTCTTTTTTCCTGGCCAGAGCCATGTACCAGAACTAAAGAGGCCTGTGGATGTTTCGGTTTGAAGATGGTTCCCGAAAGGGTGATACCGGCACTTTTAAACTTGACATTTTCCGTGGTGAATTCTGTAACTTGAGTAGAATCAGGAGTAGTTTGACCAAATAATCTGCTACTTAAACAGAAGAAGGAAATAAATAAATATAATTTCATCATTTTAATTAAGGAACTTAACCCCAGTTAGTATTAATTTTTAAATGTGAAGCAATATAGTTTAGCTAGGCAAGGCGTAGTAGAAAATGTGACCAAATGGGTTATAAATGTGACAAGCTGTATAATATATCGTGGTTAACTTCATTCCGGAGCAAAGCCTTTTTGGCAGGTTCAGCTCCTTCGGGCCTGGCGCCACCTTAGTTCGCTACACATTCGACTCTGGTCGAACGAGGGCCGTACCAAGCCCGTATTAGCATGCATCCAAAAACGACTATATTATAGGCCGAAAAATTTGTATTTCCCAAACCTGACACCAAGCCAAATTCCATTCATTTTTTTTATTGATCTATTCTATAATTAAATATAAATGGAATTTAAATGCGCTTCTTAGTTTTACAACACATATTAACGCATTATGCATAACAATACACATTATGCGCTTTTTATGTTTTTAAAATGATCATTGTGCGTAAGCTACGCTAAAGAACTTATCCAGGCTTCAGCTAGGCTCTATTAGCCACAAAATAGCTTAAGGATTTACCGTATTCATTTTCTTTTGTTTCAAAAACTGAAAGATAGAACCAGCAATAAACAAAACCAATAGAAACAATAGTGTTTGAGCTATTATAGGGTCGCTCGGGCTTTTTGCTAAGGGCTGTGCAAGTGGCACGCGGGTAAAGGTTTCATTAATAGTAGGCACCCACGACAGAAAAAAACTAAACGACAGCAGGAAATTTTCTACATATCGGCTACTATTATTTCCCTTTTTCCTTGCATAAAGTAAATAAGCAACAATTACCAAAATCAAAATAAATAACGAAAACACATGACCCGGGTTAAAGCCTCCATGCTTTGAAATACCCAACGCAGTTAACGAAGTAATGATTGTGCTATAAGCATATGTTTTGCCTGATAGTTCAGCTAAATTGATCTTACCGTATTTAGTATACGATACTATAGCTGCAACAATGGCCGTAATACCAATTAAGGTATGAAAAATTCCTAGAGGTGATAGTCCCATGTTTTCTATTTTTTAAATGCTATGTCATTATTGACAATGCAAATATTGGATAGAAAAAAGAAAAGCTTTTTGTGAATCGGTTCAATTATTTGGCAATTTGGTTCAACCTATAATTGCTTGGCGTAACGCCATATTTGCCATGAAAGCTTTTGGTAAAATTTGCCAATTCATTAAAGCCACATTCAAAAGCAATATCTGTGATCCTCATATTAGAAACCATTAACAATTCTGAGGCTTTTTCCAGTCGTTTGGTTTTGAGATAATTGGCAGGAGTATCATTATAATGTTTTGCAAACTCTCTTTTAAATGATGATAAACTAAGATTACAATAATCTGCTAATTCATCGAGCGTGATAGTCGAAAAAAGATTGGCATCTATAATTTGTTTGAAAGAATAGATTGTAGGAGAAAACAATTGAGATAAAATCATTTGGATGGCTTCGGCATTTTTAGTTTGCGAAAGCAAAATGATAATTTCCTTTAATTTCAAGATCAAAATATCTTCGTTTACCAAAGATGGGTTTTCGAAATAGAACAAAAGTCCTTCTATGTATTTCTGAATTAAAAAGTCGTTGTTTATTCTTTCACTGGTTTTATTCGAGATTGCATTTTTTGGTTTTTGCAATAGCATTGGCATTTCCCTATCATAAATTTTCTTTAAAATATCTGGATGAAAATGCACAATAATAAGCTTGTTTTGATTTGTTGTATTAATACTACTCATGTTATTACCAACGGTTCTGCAATTGAGTAATACTGATTCTTTGGCTCCAATATTTACTTGTTTCTCATCAATTTTGTATTGCATTTCATTTTCCAGCACATAATGAAAACAAGCATTTTCTACTGTAGGCATTTCAAAAGCAAAGGGCGGCTTTAGCACTAAAACTTCTAATAGTGTCTTGCCAAATAAGTCATAACTTTCGTGGTTGCTTATCATTTAATCTTGAGATTGATCAAATATAATCATTCTCCACGCCTATTCAAGGCCACTTTTAATAGCAAATTTAACCAATCCAACGGTACTTTTACATTTGGTTTTCTCCAGCAGGTGCTGGCGATGATTGTCGACTGTTTTTTTACTAATAAATAATTTTTCGGCAATCTCCTCGCTGGTGCATTCTTTAACGATCAGGCTAAGCACTTCCTTTTCGCGGATACTTAATTGGGCCAGCTGCTCATCCTGTATTTTCTGTTTGTGGTACTGATTGTAAATAATGGGTACAATATCCTGCGAGAAATATGTACCGCCATTGGTGATTCTATGCAGTGCCTGCAACAATTCGGTCTTTCCGGCATTTTTTAGGATATAGCCATCGGCCTCGGCCATTACCGCCTCCTTAACTGCCGGAACATTATTGTACATAGATAATATTAGTACCTGTATGTGCGGAAATTGACTTTTAACCATTTTACACAGTTGCGTTCCACTTAATAAGGGCATGCTGATATCGGTAAGCAATAATTGGTACTTATCAGGATTAGCGGCAAGCATTTCGTAAGCTACCTGTCCGTTGTTGGCTTCTCCTATTATCTGATATTGCTCATGACTGGCCAACATGCTTCTCAAACCATCAACTATCATCTGGTGGTCGTCTGCAATCAATATATTTATAATTTCTGTCATGCCTTGGGTATTATAATTTCTATTTGTGTCCCTGTTAACAATTCAGACCGAACCTCCATTTTTCCATCCAGCATATTCACGCGCGCTGCGATGTTTTTCCATCCCAAACCTTTAGACTTGTTGATCTGACTGGTATCAAAACCTTTTCCATTGTCTTTTATCATTAAATTAAAACCATCGCCATGCGGGGTCGCCTCTACCTCAATGTGGCTGGCTCGTGCGTGTTTAACCATATTGCTTAGCACCTCCTGCACAATGCGGTAAATAGATAGTTCGTTGGTTTTTTCGAACTGGTGCTCCCTTAATTCGTCTGGAACATTAATGGTTACCTGGGTAGTATTACTGCTATTTATTTTATCGCACATATCCTCTAAAGCAGCAAACAAACCGAAGTTCAATTCTTCCGGTATCAGGTTATGCGAAATATTCCTCACCTCGGTTATGGTATTATCTACCAGATTCAAGGTAGCACCGGTACTTTCACTTTGTGGGGCATTGGATAAATTCATTTTAACAACAGAAAGCATTTGCCCAATACTATCATGTAAATCGCGTGCAATCCTGATGCGTTCTTTTTGCTCTCCTTCAAACAAAGATCGGGTCTCTATCTCCTGCTGTTTGTGTATTGCTGCTTGTAACCTGGCTTCCTGTTTCACTTTGTACCGATTATAGTAAGCATAGGCCAAGACTGCGCCCGCTGCCAGTAAAACACAAAAAGCCGTTATAAGTATATTGCGTTGTTTGAGCTGCAAATCTCTATTAGACAGTTCAAGCTCCCGAATCCGGCTTTGCTTTTGAAGGGTTTTGATACTTTGAGCCTTCTGGTCATTGGCCTGACGCTGGTTATTAATTTCTAATTGATTAATCTGCAGGTATTGATCTTTTTGTGCCAGCTGTGATTGTTTTTGCGCTAAAGCCAGATTTTGATTTTTTAACTGCAGCAGGTTAATGTGCTTTTCATTATTTAGCAAGGCAATCTGGTTGTCTTTTTTTTCTGTTTCGTAACGAGTTTGCAATTCGCTGATCTGCTTGTTTATGTCGCTGTTGCTTAGGCTGTCTTTTAATGCCAAATAACTTTGAAGTGACCTCTCGGCACCGGCACGGTCATTCATGGCTATGGCATAACTGTGCCTTAGTTTTAACAACTCAGCCAGGTCTTCTTTAAACGCATACTTTTTAGCCAATGGCTCTGCTTCATTTAAGGTTGAACCAGCCTTTGGCAGGTCGCCCAGGTCCAAAGCCGACTGAACAATATTTACATCTGCTGAAACAATACCCTGCGGGTCATTAAGGTTCACAGACACTTGCTTTGACATTAAAAAGTACTTTAATGCATTGTTAAAGTCTTTCTTCTCGGAATATAGCAGGCCAATATTATCATAACTATTACGAATACCGGCCATGTTTTTATATTTCTCAAATAAAGGCAGTGCTTTATTGATATAGAGCAGGGCCTCATCGTACTTTTTTAACGACCTGAAAATAGAGCCCTTAACCGCATATGCAGATGCCAACATTCCCTCATTTTTAACTAAAGTAAGCTTTTCAATAGCCAACTGATTGTACTTTATGGCTTCATCGTAACGTTTTAAAAATTTGTAAGGAAGCGTAATATTAAAAGCTACAGAGCCTACCCCTTTATCATTGTGTAAGCGCTCGCGTATGGCTAACGACTTTAACAAGTAATCGATGGCTTTGGTGTATTCGCCCCTGCGACTGTAATTGGAACCCATGTTAGCATAAACCATAGCCACATCGGCTTCCGAATTCTCCATCTGATATTCTTTCAAAGCTTTAAGCATAAACTCATCAGAAAGCTTGGTATTATGAACCTGCCCGTAGGCATTGGATATATTGTTGTATATATCGCCAACCATTATCTTTTCGTTATTGGCAATGGCTAGTTCCAGCGCTTTATTAAAAAGCGGCATTGCCTTAGGAACATCATTAAATGACATATACATTAGTGCATGCTGGCGGTAAACTTCTGTCTTCGACTTCTTGTCTTTCAGTTTATCGGCCAATTGATAGGCAGCCGCGGCGTTCTTTTCTGTACCTGTAGAATCAAAATCACCAATGGCATTAAGCATATCAAGGTATAAACTCATTTTTTTTCGAGGGTCGAGTTCGACAGACAGCCTGGCTTGCAGTTTTTTACCCTCATCGGCATTCTGCGCCATCGTTACCATGGGGCCAAACAATAAAATGAGCGCTATCAATATTCTAAGCGAACGATGATGTGAGAGGTGCGAGCGAATCAAA contains the following coding sequences:
- a CDS encoding helix-turn-helix domain-containing protein gives rise to the protein MISNHESYDLFGKTLLEVLVLKPPFAFEMPTVENACFHYVLENEMQYKIDEKQVNIGAKESVLLNCRTVGNNMSSINTTNQNKLIIVHFHPDILKKIYDREMPMLLQKPKNAISNKTSERINNDFLIQKYIEGLLFYFENPSLVNEDILILKLKEIIILLSQTKNAEAIQMILSQLFSPTIYSFKQIIDANLFSTITLDELADYCNLSLSSFKREFAKHYNDTPANYLKTKRLEKASELLMVSNMRITDIAFECGFNELANFTKSFHGKYGVTPSNYRLNQIAK
- a CDS encoding response regulator transcription factor yields the protein MTEIINILIADDHQMIVDGLRSMLASHEQYQIIGEANNGQVAYEMLAANPDKYQLLLTDISMPLLSGTQLCKMVKSQFPHIQVLILSMYNNVPAVKEAVMAEADGYILKNAGKTELLQALHRITNGGTYFSQDIVPIIYNQYHKQKIQDEQLAQLSIREKEVLSLIVKECTSEEIAEKLFISKKTVDNHRQHLLEKTKCKSTVGLVKFAIKSGLE
- a CDS encoding alpha/beta hydrolase family protein, whose translation is MMKLYLFISFFCLSSRLFGQTTPDSTQVTEFTTENVKFKSAGITLSGTIFKPKHPQASLVLVHGSGQEKRMIKMATFLATKGIAVLTYDKRGAGESGGIYAGPEVATNNIDHNCGGKD
- a CDS encoding tetratricopeptide repeat protein — protein: MSLYLDMLNAIGDFDSTGTEKNAAAAYQLADKLKDKKSKTEVYRQHALMYMSFNDVPKAMPLFNKALELAIANNEKIMVGDIYNNISNAYGQVHNTKLSDEFMLKALKEYQMENSEADVAMVYANMGSNYSRRGEYTKAIDYLLKSLAIRERLHNDKGVGSVAFNITLPYKFLKRYDEAIKYNQLAIEKLTLVKNEGMLASAYAVKGSIFRSLKKYDEALLYINKALPLFEKYKNMAGIRNSYDNIGLLYSEKKDFNNALKYFLMSKQVSVNLNDPQGIVSADVNIVQSALDLGDLPKAGSTLNEAEPLAKKYAFKEDLAELLKLRHSYAIAMNDRAGAERSLQSYLALKDSLSNSDINKQISELQTRYETEKKDNQIALLNNEKHINLLQLKNQNLALAQKQSQLAQKDQYLQINQLEINNQRQANDQKAQSIKTLQKQSRIRELELSNRDLQLKQRNILITAFCVLLAAGAVLAYAYYNRYKVKQEARLQAAIHKQQEIETRSLFEGEQKERIRIARDLHDSIGQMLSVVKMNLSNAPQSESTGATLNLVDNTITEVRNISHNLIPEELNFGLFAALEDMCDKINSSNTTQVTINVPDELREHQFEKTNELSIYRIVQEVLSNMVKHARASHIEVEATPHGDGFNLMIKDNGKGFDTSQINKSKGLGWKNIAARVNMLDGKMEVRSELLTGTQIEIIIPKA